A part of Candidatus Micrarchaeota archaeon genomic DNA contains:
- a CDS encoding GGDEF domain-containing protein: MRERSFEDVEKQLKLIDLISELFDGSPHDRIYSLLEIVRIITGMRRVRLYTSAGNMLRCVAAVPKKDEERLTNILVPNSYWYVQQTLKTQKPVIVTGDAAAEDKVASVIGQKWFGLIALNIGNGDWLLSVDDENEPDEKVLHKTLLTVKRLVERVFANAETMRMLKNMAVRDRLTGLFNRQYLESRMLDVLEDAGRKGYPVSFAMIDLDGVKKINDTEGHYVTDRILERLGNMFKQFADAHNIDVCRYGGDEFYVIMPGFEKSSALRLIDRLRRSVAEETFMVDGKRLTVTLSAGLLSFQPADRLRISMVTEGVGRELVEDIIKKTDSALYEAKKTKNRVVTYTPR, from the coding sequence ATGAGAGAACGGAGTTTTGAGGATGTCGAAAAACAGTTAAAACTCATCGACCTGATAAGCGAACTTTTCGACGGATCTCCCCATGACCGGATTTATTCATTGCTCGAGATTGTCAGAATAATAACAGGTATGCGTAGGGTTAGGTTGTACACCAGTGCCGGGAACATGTTACGTTGCGTTGCCGCTGTCCCGAAGAAGGACGAGGAGAGGTTGACTAACATATTGGTCCCGAACAGTTATTGGTACGTGCAACAGACCCTTAAAACACAGAAACCGGTGATCGTCACCGGAGACGCCGCAGCAGAGGATAAGGTAGCATCGGTTATCGGACAGAAATGGTTCGGACTCATCGCATTAAACATAGGTAACGGTGATTGGTTACTGTCCGTCGATGACGAGAACGAACCGGATGAGAAGGTATTGCACAAAACGTTACTCACAGTAAAACGGTTGGTCGAACGCGTTTTCGCTAATGCTGAGACGATGAGAATGCTTAAAAACATGGCAGTGAGAGACAGGTTGACTGGGTTGTTCAACAGACAGTATCTCGAATCGAGGATGTTGGACGTGTTGGAAGATGCGGGACGTAAAGGTTACCCTGTTTCTTTTGCCATGATAGATTTGGACGGTGTGAAAAAGATAAACGATACAGAAGGACATTATGTCACGGACCGAATCCTGGAAAGGTTAGGTAACATGTTCAAACAGTTCGCAGATGCTCACAACATAGACGTGTGCAGGTACGGCGGTGACGAATTTTACGTGATCATGCCAGGATTCGAAAAAAGTTCCGCCTTGAGATTGATAGATCGATTGAGAAGGTCCGTTGCTGAAGAGACATTCATGGTTGACGGTAAACGGTTAACGGTCACGCTCAGTGCAGGGTTGCTCTCGTTTCAACCGGCCGACCGACTCCGAATCTCGATGGTTACGGAAGGTGTTGGAAGGGAACTTGTGGAAGACATCATAAAGAAAACCGATTCAGCGTTGTACGAAGCAAAGAAAACAAAGAACAGGGTTGTAACATATACCCCGCGTTAG